A genomic segment from Neodiprion lecontei isolate iyNeoLeco1 chromosome 1, iyNeoLeco1.1, whole genome shotgun sequence encodes:
- the LOC107227681 gene encoding enhancer of split malpha protein-like — MAATTINSHVFECDNELNDNLYNIKLSTSNKQTSSARRVKKILKPLLRLLKKSGGGKKSAKSLKGQQRAQPQVEVFTEEVDNQNNANEALEQRLLAGLEEAEEGAAITVCLDGQMTVVPVVPGQCYVPVHFAHTHAGDFYWTTISLADSDLCYKERAFSQNQQPEMQVA; from the coding sequence ATGGCGGCAACAACGATCAACAGCCACGTGTTCGAGTGCGATAACGAGCTGAACGACAATCTGTACAACATCAAGTTGTCGACCAGCAATAAGCAGACCTCAAGTGCTCGACGAGTAAAGAAGATCCTGAAGCCGCTTTTGAGACTGCTCAAGAAGTCCGGAGGCGGTAAGAAGAGCGCCAAATCGCTCAAGGGACAGCAGAGGGCTCAGCCTCAGGTGGAGGTCTTCACCGAGGAGGTAGACAACCAGAACAATGCCAACGAGGCACTGGAACAGCGGCTTCTAGCCGGCCTGGAAGAAGCCGAGGAGGGAGCAGCCATCACCGTTTGCCTCGATGGTCAGATGACCGTCGTTCCCGTGGTACCCGGACAGTGTTACGTTCCCGTTCACTTCGCCCACACCCACGCCGGCGACTTCTACTGGACGACGATCTCCCTCGCCGACAGTGACCTCTGCTACAAGGAACGAGCCTTCTCCCAGAACCAGCAGCCCGAGATGCAGGTCGCCTAA